Proteins from a single region of Strix aluco isolate bStrAlu1 chromosome 5, bStrAlu1.hap1, whole genome shotgun sequence:
- the TMEM19 gene encoding transmembrane protein 19 isoform X2, whose product MRGAARGRDGGAAGGGSGEQVFSLWLPMSYYQEDFFKEYLKMMANIIVLNLLICISLVFWIVSMTASTYYGTLRPISPWRWLFSVLVPLMIATQGFKKKSLDHSGALGGLVVGFILTVANYSFFTSLFVFFVTSSKLTKWKKDTKKQIDSEYKEGGQRNWVQVFCNGGVPTELAVLYMIENGPGEIPIDFSKQYTASWMCLSLLGALACSAGDTWASEIGTVMSKSKPRLITTWEKVPVGTNGAITLVGLLSSLLGGMAVGIAYFITQLIFVTDLEISAPQWPIIVFGAASGLLGSIVDSYLGATMQYSGFDQNIGMVVNHQTKDSKHISGKPILDNNTVNLFSSIIIALVLPGVAWFFWPRG is encoded by the exons atgcgcggagcggcgcgggggcgggATGGTGGCGCCGCCGGCGGCGGGTCGGGAGAGCAG GTGTTCTCCCTCTGGCTTCCCATGTCCTATTACCAGGAGGATTTCTTCAAAGAGTACCTCAAGATGATGGCGAATATTATCGTCCTGAACTTGCTCATTTGTATTTCTCTGGTGTTCTGGATCGTGTCTATGACTGCAAGTACGTACTACG GTACTTTACGACCCATTTCTCCCTGGCGCTGGCTTTTTTCAGTCTTGGTTCCTCTAATGATTGCTACACAGGGTTTTAAGAAGAAGAGTCTTGATCACAGTGGTGCGTTGGGAG GATTGGTGGTTGGATTTATCCTCACAGTTGCAAATTACAGTTTCTTCACTtctttgtttgtattttttgttaCTTCTTCAAAACttactaaatggaaaaaagatacaaagaaGCAAATAGATTCAGAATACAAAGAAG GTGGACAGAGGAATTGGGTGCAAGTATTCTGTAACGGTGGTGTTCCTACTGAGCTGGCTGTCTTATACATGATAGAAAATGGGCCGGGTGAAATTCCTATCGACTTCTCAAAGCAGTACACAGCATCATGGATGTGCTTATCCCTTTTGGGAGCTTTGGCATGCTCTGCTGGTGATACATGGGCTTCGGAGATTGGTACTGTTATGAGTAAAAGCAAGCCAAGGTTGATAACAACCTGGGAGAAGGTTCCAGTAG GTACTAATGGAGCAATTACTTTAGTGGGCCTGCTCTCAAGTTTGCTTGGGGGCATGGCAGTAGGTATAGCCTACTTTATAACTCAACTCATTTTCGTGACTGATCTGGAAATATCTGCTCCGCAATGGCCCATTATTGTGTTTGGTGCAGCATCTGGCTTACTGGGATCAATTGTTGATTCATATTTGGGAGCTACAATGCAATACAGTG GTTTTGACCAGAATATTGGCATGGTTGTCAACCACCAAACGAAAGACTCCAAGCACATATCTGGAAAACCTATATTAGACAACAACACagtaaatcttttttcttctataatCATTGCCTTGGTGCTTCCAGGCGTGGCGTGGTTTTTCTGGCCCAGGGGTTGA
- the TMEM19 gene encoding transmembrane protein 19 isoform X1: MNASVPPSSAPRCRGREAAAAAVVRAGPRRAGGGGERGRGSSISSVSGVSDALRLVLPRQVFSLWLPMSYYQEDFFKEYLKMMANIIVLNLLICISLVFWIVSMTASTYYGTLRPISPWRWLFSVLVPLMIATQGFKKKSLDHSGALGGLVVGFILTVANYSFFTSLFVFFVTSSKLTKWKKDTKKQIDSEYKEGGQRNWVQVFCNGGVPTELAVLYMIENGPGEIPIDFSKQYTASWMCLSLLGALACSAGDTWASEIGTVMSKSKPRLITTWEKVPVGTNGAITLVGLLSSLLGGMAVGIAYFITQLIFVTDLEISAPQWPIIVFGAASGLLGSIVDSYLGATMQYSGFDQNIGMVVNHQTKDSKHISGKPILDNNTVNLFSSIIIALVLPGVAWFFWPRG, from the exons ATGAACGCCTCGGTGCCTCCTAGCAGCGCCCCGCGGTGCCGGGGgcgagaggcggcggcggcggcggtggtgcgggccgggccgcgccgggcgggaggaggaggagaaagaggaagaggcagcagcattAGCAGCGTTAGCGGTGTCTCTGATGCGCTGCGCCTCGTGCTTCCCCGCCAGGTGTTCTCCCTCTGGCTTCCCATGTCCTATTACCAGGAGGATTTCTTCAAAGAGTACCTCAAGATGATGGCGAATATTATCGTCCTGAACTTGCTCATTTGTATTTCTCTGGTGTTCTGGATCGTGTCTATGACTGCAAGTACGTACTACG GTACTTTACGACCCATTTCTCCCTGGCGCTGGCTTTTTTCAGTCTTGGTTCCTCTAATGATTGCTACACAGGGTTTTAAGAAGAAGAGTCTTGATCACAGTGGTGCGTTGGGAG GATTGGTGGTTGGATTTATCCTCACAGTTGCAAATTACAGTTTCTTCACTtctttgtttgtattttttgttaCTTCTTCAAAACttactaaatggaaaaaagatacaaagaaGCAAATAGATTCAGAATACAAAGAAG GTGGACAGAGGAATTGGGTGCAAGTATTCTGTAACGGTGGTGTTCCTACTGAGCTGGCTGTCTTATACATGATAGAAAATGGGCCGGGTGAAATTCCTATCGACTTCTCAAAGCAGTACACAGCATCATGGATGTGCTTATCCCTTTTGGGAGCTTTGGCATGCTCTGCTGGTGATACATGGGCTTCGGAGATTGGTACTGTTATGAGTAAAAGCAAGCCAAGGTTGATAACAACCTGGGAGAAGGTTCCAGTAG GTACTAATGGAGCAATTACTTTAGTGGGCCTGCTCTCAAGTTTGCTTGGGGGCATGGCAGTAGGTATAGCCTACTTTATAACTCAACTCATTTTCGTGACTGATCTGGAAATATCTGCTCCGCAATGGCCCATTATTGTGTTTGGTGCAGCATCTGGCTTACTGGGATCAATTGTTGATTCATATTTGGGAGCTACAATGCAATACAGTG GTTTTGACCAGAATATTGGCATGGTTGTCAACCACCAAACGAAAGACTCCAAGCACATATCTGGAAAACCTATATTAGACAACAACACagtaaatcttttttcttctataatCATTGCCTTGGTGCTTCCAGGCGTGGCGTGGTTTTTCTGGCCCAGGGGTTGA
- the TMEM19 gene encoding transmembrane protein 19 isoform X3, whose protein sequence is MSYYQEDFFKEYLKMMANIIVLNLLICISLVFWIVSMTASTYYGTLRPISPWRWLFSVLVPLMIATQGFKKKSLDHSGALGGLVVGFILTVANYSFFTSLFVFFVTSSKLTKWKKDTKKQIDSEYKEGGQRNWVQVFCNGGVPTELAVLYMIENGPGEIPIDFSKQYTASWMCLSLLGALACSAGDTWASEIGTVMSKSKPRLITTWEKVPVGTNGAITLVGLLSSLLGGMAVGIAYFITQLIFVTDLEISAPQWPIIVFGAASGLLGSIVDSYLGATMQYSGFDQNIGMVVNHQTKDSKHISGKPILDNNTVNLFSSIIIALVLPGVAWFFWPRG, encoded by the exons ATGTCCTATTACCAGGAGGATTTCTTCAAAGAGTACCTCAAGATGATGGCGAATATTATCGTCCTGAACTTGCTCATTTGTATTTCTCTGGTGTTCTGGATCGTGTCTATGACTGCAAGTACGTACTACG GTACTTTACGACCCATTTCTCCCTGGCGCTGGCTTTTTTCAGTCTTGGTTCCTCTAATGATTGCTACACAGGGTTTTAAGAAGAAGAGTCTTGATCACAGTGGTGCGTTGGGAG GATTGGTGGTTGGATTTATCCTCACAGTTGCAAATTACAGTTTCTTCACTtctttgtttgtattttttgttaCTTCTTCAAAACttactaaatggaaaaaagatacaaagaaGCAAATAGATTCAGAATACAAAGAAG GTGGACAGAGGAATTGGGTGCAAGTATTCTGTAACGGTGGTGTTCCTACTGAGCTGGCTGTCTTATACATGATAGAAAATGGGCCGGGTGAAATTCCTATCGACTTCTCAAAGCAGTACACAGCATCATGGATGTGCTTATCCCTTTTGGGAGCTTTGGCATGCTCTGCTGGTGATACATGGGCTTCGGAGATTGGTACTGTTATGAGTAAAAGCAAGCCAAGGTTGATAACAACCTGGGAGAAGGTTCCAGTAG GTACTAATGGAGCAATTACTTTAGTGGGCCTGCTCTCAAGTTTGCTTGGGGGCATGGCAGTAGGTATAGCCTACTTTATAACTCAACTCATTTTCGTGACTGATCTGGAAATATCTGCTCCGCAATGGCCCATTATTGTGTTTGGTGCAGCATCTGGCTTACTGGGATCAATTGTTGATTCATATTTGGGAGCTACAATGCAATACAGTG GTTTTGACCAGAATATTGGCATGGTTGTCAACCACCAAACGAAAGACTCCAAGCACATATCTGGAAAACCTATATTAGACAACAACACagtaaatcttttttcttctataatCATTGCCTTGGTGCTTCCAGGCGTGGCGTGGTTTTTCTGGCCCAGGGGTTGA